A stretch of the Streptomyces sp. NBC_00078 genome encodes the following:
- a CDS encoding helix-turn-helix domain-containing protein: MYDVSTRRQTLALVSQGRSLNSVSRETGISRAAIRSWQSRLEPLPRMAPPDPGPPADECAYAYLLGLYLGDGCISPHSRGTGYYLRIACADAWPGLIELCRDAITKVRPAVRVYLMQKEGCTMVTSYSRHWPVLFPQHGPGKKHERTIALEPWQQTIVATHSWEFIRGLIHSDGCRITNWTTRLVAGELKRYEYPRYFFTNLSGDIIRLFTAALEHVGVEWRQANPRNISVARKTSVALMDAHVGPKH; encoded by the coding sequence ATGTACGACGTCAGCACACGCAGACAGACACTCGCACTGGTTTCACAGGGCCGTAGCCTCAACTCGGTGAGCCGGGAAACGGGTATCTCCAGAGCCGCAATCCGTTCCTGGCAAAGTCGCCTCGAACCGCTGCCACGCATGGCACCTCCGGACCCCGGGCCACCTGCCGATGAGTGCGCGTACGCCTACCTACTGGGCCTCTACCTCGGCGACGGCTGCATCAGCCCCCACTCGCGCGGCACCGGTTACTACCTGCGGATCGCGTGCGCCGATGCGTGGCCGGGGCTCATCGAACTGTGTCGCGACGCCATCACGAAGGTGCGGCCCGCTGTTCGTGTCTACCTCATGCAGAAAGAGGGCTGCACGATGGTCACGAGCTACAGCCGGCACTGGCCCGTCCTCTTTCCCCAACATGGCCCCGGCAAGAAACACGAGCGGACGATCGCTCTCGAACCCTGGCAGCAAACCATCGTCGCCACCCACTCCTGGGAATTCATCCGGGGTCTCATCCACTCCGACGGCTGCCGCATCACCAACTGGACCACACGGTTGGTCGCCGGTGAGCTCAAGCGCTACGAATACCCCCGGTACTTCTTCACCAACCTCTCGGGGGACATCATCCGGCTCTTCACTGCAGCCCTGGAGCACGTCGGCGTCGAATGGCGTCAGGCGAACCCCCGCAACATCTCCGTCGCCCGCAAAACCTCCGTAGCCCTGATGGACGCCCACGTGGGCCCCAAGCACTGA
- the pyk gene encoding pyruvate kinase: protein MRRAKIVCTLGPATDSYDQIKALVEAGMDVARLNLSHGTHAEHEERYHHVRKASDETGRSVGILADLQGPKIRLGHFTEGPALLERGDTFTITTEDEAEGNQQGCGTTHPGLATDVTPGERILVDDGKVCLQVTDIDGPHIHTTVIEGGIVSDHKGLNLPGAAVSVPALSDKDETDLRWALRTGCDVIALSFVRSGRDIQDVHRIMDEEGRRLPVIAKVEKPQAVEAIDDIVAAFDGIMVARGDLGVEMPLEHVPIVQKRAIKLAKRNAKPVIVATQMLDSMIDNSRPTRAEASDVANAVIDGTDAVMLSGETSVGKYPIETVRTMAKIVEAAEEDILAKGLPPLTERNKPRTQGGAVARAAAEMGDFLGAKFLVAFTQSGDTAKRLSRYRSPIPLLAFTPDPATRSQLTLTWGVETFLGPHVDSTDAMVDQVDELLLKYGRCQKGDVVVITAGSPPGVSGSTNLVRVHHIGEDDSPK, encoded by the coding sequence ATGCGCCGAGCAAAGATCGTCTGCACACTGGGGCCCGCCACCGACTCCTACGACCAGATCAAAGCCCTGGTCGAAGCCGGAATGGACGTCGCCCGCCTCAACCTCAGCCACGGCACCCACGCCGAACACGAGGAGCGCTACCACCACGTACGAAAGGCCTCCGACGAAACCGGCCGCAGCGTCGGAATCCTCGCCGACCTTCAGGGCCCGAAAATCCGACTCGGCCACTTCACCGAAGGCCCCGCACTCCTTGAACGCGGCGACACCTTCACCATCACCACAGAAGACGAAGCCGAAGGAAACCAACAAGGCTGCGGAACCACACACCCCGGCCTCGCCACCGACGTCACCCCCGGCGAACGCATCCTCGTCGACGACGGCAAAGTCTGCCTCCAGGTCACCGACATCGACGGCCCCCACATCCACACCACCGTCATCGAAGGCGGCATCGTCTCCGACCACAAAGGCCTCAACCTCCCCGGAGCCGCCGTCTCCGTCCCCGCCCTCTCCGACAAAGACGAAACGGACCTCCGCTGGGCGCTGCGCACCGGCTGCGACGTCATCGCACTCTCCTTCGTCCGCAGTGGCCGCGACATCCAGGACGTCCACCGCATCATGGACGAAGAAGGCCGCCGCCTCCCCGTGATCGCCAAGGTCGAGAAGCCCCAGGCCGTCGAAGCCATCGACGACATCGTCGCCGCCTTCGACGGCATCATGGTCGCCCGCGGCGACCTCGGCGTCGAAATGCCCCTCGAACACGTCCCGATCGTCCAGAAGCGCGCGATCAAACTGGCCAAGCGCAACGCCAAGCCGGTCATCGTCGCGACACAGATGCTCGACTCGATGATCGACAACTCCCGCCCGACCCGCGCGGAAGCCTCCGACGTCGCCAACGCCGTCATCGACGGCACGGACGCGGTGATGCTGTCCGGCGAGACCAGCGTCGGCAAGTACCCCATCGAGACCGTCCGGACCATGGCGAAGATCGTCGAGGCGGCGGAGGAGGACATCCTCGCCAAGGGACTCCCGCCCCTGACCGAACGCAACAAGCCCCGCACCCAGGGCGGCGCGGTCGCCCGCGCGGCAGCCGAAATGGGCGACTTCCTCGGCGCCAAGTTCCTGGTCGCCTTCACCCAGTCCGGCGACACGGCCAAGCGCCTGTCCCGGTACAGGTCCCCGATCCCCCTCCTGGCCTTCACCCCGGACCCGGCGACACGGTCCCAGCTGACGCTGACGTGGGGCGTGGAGACGTTCCTGGGCCCACACGTCGACTCCACAGACGCGATGGTCGACCAGGTGGACGAGCTGCTGTTGAAGTACGGCCGCTGCCAGAAGGGTGACGTCGTGGTCATCACGGCGGGCTCGCCCCCCGGGGTCTCGGGCTCGACGAACCTGGTGCGGGTGCATCACATCGGGGAGGACGACAGCCCCAAGTAG
- a CDS encoding branched-chain amino acid ABC transporter permease, with the protein MHTLPQQLANGLFLGSMYGLIAIGYTMVYGIVQLINFAHGEIFMTGGFGALTVYLYVLPNGTSMWIALPAMLIGGGLVSVLIAVGAERFAYRPLRGAPRLAPLITAIGLSLALQQAVFNWYPDAKTDRNFPQIDAGPWHLGSINISSGSLFVIIAAPLCMAALAMFVSFSRTGRAMQATAQDPDTAQLMGIDTNRIIVIAFAIGGFFAAVAAIAYGLRYGQIKYDMGFQMGLKAFTAAVLGGIGNIYGAMIGGLVLGLAETMATSYIDDIPGMQQLGGGGWSSVWAFVLLILVLLFRPQGLVGERVADRA; encoded by the coding sequence GTGCACACCCTGCCGCAGCAGCTGGCCAACGGGCTGTTCCTCGGCTCGATGTACGGGCTGATCGCCATCGGATACACGATGGTGTACGGCATCGTCCAGCTCATCAACTTCGCCCATGGCGAGATCTTCATGACCGGCGGCTTCGGCGCGCTCACGGTCTACCTCTACGTCCTGCCCAACGGCACATCCATGTGGATAGCCCTCCCGGCGATGCTCATCGGAGGCGGACTCGTCTCCGTCCTCATCGCCGTCGGGGCGGAACGCTTCGCCTACCGACCACTGCGCGGCGCACCACGCCTGGCACCCCTCATCACCGCCATCGGCCTCTCCCTCGCACTCCAGCAGGCCGTCTTCAACTGGTACCCGGACGCCAAGACCGACCGCAACTTCCCCCAGATAGACGCCGGCCCCTGGCACCTCGGCTCCATCAACATCAGCAGCGGATCGCTCTTCGTCATCATCGCCGCCCCCCTCTGCATGGCCGCCCTCGCCATGTTCGTCAGCTTCTCCCGCACCGGCCGCGCCATGCAGGCCACCGCCCAGGACCCCGACACCGCCCAGCTCATGGGCATCGACACCAACCGCATCATCGTCATCGCCTTCGCCATCGGCGGCTTCTTCGCCGCCGTCGCCGCCATCGCCTACGGCCTGCGCTACGGACAGATCAAATACGACATGGGCTTCCAGATGGGCCTCAAAGCCTTCACCGCAGCCGTACTCGGCGGCATCGGCAACATCTACGGCGCCATGATCGGCGGCCTCGTCCTCGGCCTCGCCGAAACCATGGCCACCTCCTACATCGACGACATCCCCGGCATGCAGCAACTCGGCGGCGGCGGCTGGTCCTCCGTCTGGGCCTTCGTCCTCCTCATCCTCGTCCTGCTGTTCAGGCCACAAGGCCTCGTCGGCGAACGCGTAGCGGACAGGGCGTGA
- a CDS encoding SIMPL domain-containing protein, whose product MATPPTDDTPPAVPYGTPDAPRIAVRGEARLEVDPEIARIGITVASRGKDRRTALDDLTHRNTTALDLIKTYGDAVERLETGAFSISPELKDKGRGERIHAYHGRVHLTAELTDFTALGELTTRLADLDLTRVDGPWWTLRPDSPAHRQARQQAVKEAVQRAREYAQALGTTLAALVELADIGAEDAQPHPQPPGRMRSMAYGATAEDAAPPLDLEPQRQRIFAAVNARFTMAPPQL is encoded by the coding sequence ATGGCCACCCCTCCCACCGACGACACACCCCCCGCCGTCCCCTACGGCACCCCCGACGCCCCCCGCATCGCCGTCCGCGGCGAAGCCCGCCTCGAAGTCGACCCCGAAATCGCCCGCATCGGCATCACCGTCGCCTCCCGCGGCAAAGACCGCCGAACCGCCCTCGACGACCTCACCCACCGCAACACCACCGCCCTCGACCTGATCAAGACATACGGCGACGCAGTCGAACGCCTCGAAACCGGCGCCTTCTCCATCAGCCCCGAACTCAAGGACAAAGGCCGCGGCGAACGCATCCACGCCTACCACGGCCGCGTCCACCTCACCGCCGAACTCACCGACTTCACCGCCCTCGGCGAACTCACCACCCGCCTCGCCGACCTGGACCTCACCCGCGTCGACGGCCCCTGGTGGACCCTGCGCCCCGACTCACCCGCCCACCGACAAGCCCGCCAGCAAGCCGTGAAAGAAGCAGTCCAACGAGCCCGCGAATACGCCCAAGCACTCGGCACCACACTCGCAGCACTCGTCGAACTCGCCGACATCGGAGCAGAGGACGCACAGCCCCACCCACAGCCCCCCGGCCGAATGCGCTCCATGGCCTACGGCGCAACCGCCGAAGACGCAGCCCCACCACTCGACCTCGAACCCCAACGCCAGCGAATCTTCGCAGCCGTGAACGCCCGCTTCACCATGGCACCACCGCAACTGTAG
- a CDS encoding branched-chain amino acid ABC transporter permease, translated as MTTTEKTTPTTPDTPRGLIPLPQSAARALIATGAIGTIASTYMSWTWTSDFPGDLTYYGSPAGLQILDLVAGVLTLLYALTRWNIRGLNWLNPAGATAPVFLAAAAAFAVSWFSALAIAIDLGGLVNLDPGAYLAAVASLIALLGALALPSPGNTAKAWVSKPDNIPPAGKLPAWGERLVITAATGVGLIAFAYGIGVDPDASETFIGFLLLVIFGSWALLAAGLADRFSVINARHKGFATSMAFLAAAIFPFVENNEHNANLGVNILVVATVALGLNIVVGLTGLLDLGYVAFLGVGAYAAALVSGSEFSRFSGVQFPFWAAMLTGMAASLIFGVLIGAPTLRLRGDYLAIVTLGFGEIFRITVNNLDGSSGPNITNGPNGISMIPDLEIFGFNLGTSHTIGSITVGRFANYLLLMLVITAIVVLVFNRAADSRIGRSWIAIREDETAATAMGINGFRVKLIAFALGASLAGLAGTVSAHVGYSVNPAPYQFAGSVPPNSAFLLAAVVLGGMGTVGGPILGATLLYLLPEKLSFLKEYQLFAFGLALVILMRFRPEGIIANRRRQLEFHETEQGDIPEQSLPDTTVGVTKAGA; from the coding sequence ATGACAACCACCGAAAAGACCACCCCCACCACGCCGGACACCCCGCGCGGCCTCATCCCCCTGCCCCAGTCCGCCGCCCGCGCCCTGATCGCCACCGGCGCCATCGGCACCATCGCCAGCACCTACATGTCCTGGACCTGGACCTCCGACTTCCCCGGGGACCTCACCTACTACGGCTCCCCCGCAGGCCTCCAGATCCTCGACCTCGTCGCCGGCGTCCTCACCCTGCTCTACGCACTCACCCGCTGGAACATACGCGGCCTCAACTGGCTCAACCCGGCCGGCGCCACCGCCCCCGTGTTCCTCGCCGCCGCAGCCGCCTTCGCCGTCAGCTGGTTCAGCGCCCTCGCCATCGCCATCGACCTCGGCGGACTCGTCAACCTCGACCCCGGCGCCTACCTCGCCGCCGTCGCCTCCCTCATCGCCCTCCTCGGCGCCCTCGCCCTGCCCAGCCCCGGCAACACCGCCAAAGCCTGGGTCAGCAAGCCCGACAACATCCCCCCGGCAGGCAAACTCCCCGCCTGGGGCGAACGCCTCGTCATCACCGCCGCCACCGGCGTCGGCCTCATCGCCTTCGCCTACGGCATCGGCGTCGACCCCGACGCCAGCGAAACCTTCATCGGCTTCCTGCTGCTCGTCATCTTCGGCTCCTGGGCCCTGCTCGCCGCCGGACTCGCCGACCGGTTCTCCGTCATCAACGCCCGGCACAAAGGTTTCGCCACCTCCATGGCCTTCCTCGCCGCCGCGATCTTCCCCTTCGTCGAGAACAACGAACACAACGCCAACCTCGGCGTGAACATCCTCGTCGTCGCCACCGTCGCCCTCGGCCTCAACATCGTCGTCGGCCTCACCGGACTCCTCGACCTCGGATACGTCGCCTTCCTCGGCGTCGGCGCCTACGCCGCAGCCCTCGTCTCCGGCTCCGAGTTCTCCCGCTTCTCCGGCGTCCAGTTCCCCTTCTGGGCCGCCATGCTCACCGGCATGGCCGCATCGCTCATCTTCGGCGTCCTCATCGGCGCCCCCACCCTGCGACTGCGCGGCGACTACCTCGCCATCGTCACCCTCGGCTTCGGAGAAATCTTCCGCATCACCGTCAACAACCTCGACGGCTCCTCCGGACCCAACATCACCAACGGCCCCAACGGCATCTCGATGATCCCCGACCTCGAGATCTTCGGCTTCAACCTCGGCACCAGCCACACCATCGGCTCCATCACCGTCGGCCGATTCGCCAACTACCTGCTCCTGATGCTCGTCATCACCGCCATCGTCGTCCTCGTCTTCAACCGCGCCGCCGACTCCCGCATCGGCCGCTCCTGGATCGCCATCCGCGAAGACGAAACCGCCGCCACCGCCATGGGCATCAACGGCTTCCGGGTCAAACTCATCGCCTTCGCACTCGGCGCCTCACTCGCCGGCCTCGCCGGCACCGTCAGCGCCCACGTCGGCTACAGCGTCAACCCCGCCCCCTACCAGTTCGCCGGCTCCGTACCACCCAACTCCGCGTTCCTGCTCGCCGCAGTCGTCCTCGGCGGCATGGGCACCGTCGGCGGACCCATCCTCGGCGCCACCCTGCTCTACCTCCTCCCCGAGAAGCTCAGCTTCCTCAAGGAATACCAACTCTTCGCCTTCGGCCTGGCCCTCGTCATCCTCATGCGCTTCCGCCCCGAGGGAATCATCGCCAACCGGCGCCGCCAACTCGAATTCCACGAAACAGAACAGGGCGACATCCCCGAACAGAGCCTTCCCGACACCACCGTCGGCGTCACCAAGGCAGGGGCGTAA
- a CDS encoding PaaI family thioesterase, with protein MGEQQYVKFPQEVIDEYAALGVDLPALFSAGHLGTRMGVEIIEASADRVVGTMPVEGNTQPYGLLHGGASAVLAETLGSVGSMLHGGSSKIAVGVDLNCTHHRGARSGLVTGVATPVHRGRSTATYEIVISDEEGRRVCSARLTCLLRDVQLPAAG; from the coding sequence ATGGGCGAGCAACAGTACGTGAAGTTCCCGCAGGAGGTCATCGACGAGTACGCCGCACTCGGCGTCGACCTCCCCGCCCTGTTCTCCGCCGGGCACCTCGGCACCCGCATGGGCGTGGAGATCATCGAAGCCTCGGCCGACCGCGTCGTCGGCACCATGCCGGTCGAGGGCAACACCCAGCCCTACGGACTGCTGCACGGCGGCGCCTCCGCGGTCCTCGCCGAAACCCTCGGCTCCGTCGGCTCCATGCTGCACGGCGGCAGCTCCAAGATCGCGGTCGGCGTCGACCTGAACTGCACCCACCACCGAGGCGCGCGATCCGGCCTCGTGACCGGCGTGGCCACACCGGTGCACCGCGGGCGCTCCACAGCGACGTACGAGATCGTGATCAGCGACGAGGAAGGGCGGCGCGTGTGCAGCGCGCGACTGACCTGCCTGCTGCGCGACGTACAGCTGCCCGCCGCGGGCTGA
- a CDS encoding ANTAR domain-containing response regulator — MTAPESPQPVDAPDDDKSHVPPLTTRVVIAEDEALIRLDLKEMLEEEGYSVVGEAGDGEQAIELAREHKPDLVILDVKMPKLDGISAAEKIAEEGIAPVLMLTAFSQRDLVERARDAGAMAYLVKPFSKSDVVPAIEMAVSRFTELKELEKEVADLTLRLETRKLVDRAKSILQTEYGLSEPAAFRWIQKTSMDRRMSMQQVAEAVIQDADEKKAAKG; from the coding sequence GTGACCGCCCCCGAGTCGCCCCAGCCCGTAGACGCGCCCGACGACGACAAGTCGCACGTGCCTCCGCTGACGACCCGTGTCGTCATCGCCGAGGACGAGGCCCTGATCCGGCTCGACCTCAAAGAGATGCTGGAGGAAGAGGGCTACAGCGTCGTCGGCGAGGCCGGTGACGGTGAGCAGGCCATCGAGCTGGCCCGTGAGCACAAGCCGGACCTGGTGATCCTCGATGTGAAGATGCCCAAGCTGGACGGCATCTCGGCGGCCGAGAAGATCGCCGAGGAGGGCATCGCCCCGGTGCTGATGCTCACCGCGTTCTCGCAGCGCGACCTCGTGGAGCGGGCCAGGGACGCCGGTGCGATGGCGTATCTGGTGAAGCCGTTCAGCAAGAGTGATGTCGTACCGGCCATCGAGATGGCTGTCTCGCGGTTCACCGAGCTGAAGGAGCTGGAGAAGGAGGTCGCCGACCTCACGCTCCGGCTGGAGACGCGCAAGTTGGTGGACCGGGCGAAGTCGATCCTGCAGACGGAGTACGGGCTGTCGGAGCCGGCCGCGTTCCGGTGGATCCAGAAGACGTCGATGGACCGTCGGATGTCGATGCAGCAGGTCGCGGAGGCGGTTATTCAGGACGCGGACGAGAAGAAGGCCGCGAAGGGCTGA
- a CDS encoding ABC transporter ATP-binding protein: protein MTTTTATSPVLEASGVTMRFGGLTAVRSVDLTVNAGEIVGLIGPNGAGKTTFFNCLTGLYIPTEGKVAYKGTVLPPKPHLVTSAGIARTFQNIRLFANMTVLENVLVGRHTRTKEGLWSALLRGPGFRKAETASRERAMELLEFIGLAHKADHLSRNLPYGEQRKLEIARALASDPGLLLLDEPTAGMNPQETRATEELVFAIRDMGVAVLVIEHDMRFIFNLCDRVACLVQGEKLVEGTSDVVQGDERVVAAYLGTPFEGAPGDDEAAEVEAAEATGAQGTTSTEGNAQ, encoded by the coding sequence ATGACCACCACCACGGCCACCAGCCCCGTCCTCGAAGCCAGCGGCGTCACCATGCGCTTCGGCGGCCTCACCGCCGTACGCAGCGTCGACCTCACCGTCAACGCCGGTGAAATCGTCGGCCTCATCGGACCCAACGGCGCCGGCAAAACCACCTTCTTCAACTGCCTCACCGGCCTGTACATCCCCACCGAGGGCAAAGTCGCCTACAAAGGCACCGTCCTGCCCCCCAAACCCCACCTCGTCACCAGCGCCGGCATCGCCCGCACCTTCCAGAACATCCGGCTCTTCGCCAACATGACCGTCCTGGAAAACGTCCTCGTCGGCCGCCACACCCGCACCAAAGAAGGCCTCTGGTCGGCCCTCCTGCGCGGCCCCGGCTTCCGCAAAGCCGAAACCGCCTCCCGCGAACGCGCCATGGAACTCCTCGAGTTCATCGGCCTCGCCCACAAAGCCGACCACCTCTCCCGCAACCTCCCCTACGGCGAACAACGCAAGCTCGAAATCGCCCGCGCCCTCGCCAGCGACCCCGGCCTGCTCCTCCTCGACGAGCCCACCGCCGGCATGAACCCCCAGGAGACCCGCGCCACCGAGGAACTGGTCTTCGCCATCCGCGACATGGGCGTCGCCGTCCTCGTCATCGAGCACGACATGCGCTTCATCTTCAACCTGTGCGACCGCGTCGCCTGCCTCGTCCAGGGCGAAAAACTCGTCGAAGGCACCTCCGACGTCGTCCAGGGCGACGAACGCGTCGTCGCCGCCTACCTCGGCACCCCCTTCGAAGGCGCCCCCGGCGACGACGAAGCCGCCGAAGTCGAAGCAGCCGAGGCCACCGGAGCACAGGGCACCACCAGCACGGAAGGAAACGCCCAGTGA
- a CDS encoding branched-chain amino acid ABC transporter substrate-binding protein — protein MRHRSLVILTSVLTTGALTLTACGSRDDNKGGDSGSKKTEVIIGVDAPLTGQNSATGLGIQGGVQVAVDDANKNNLVPGVTFKVQALDDKAIPASGQQNATQLVNDDKVLGVVGPLNSGVATQMQQVFATANLVQISPSNTAPELTQGKNWQTKKVRPFKTYFRTATTDALQGGFAADYAYNTLKKKSVFVVDDKQTYGAGLAKLFTAGFTKAGGKVAGTDHVNTGDTDFSALVTKIKNSKADLVYYGGQYDESEKLTKQLKDGGAKLPLFGGDGMFSDTYIQTAGKTAEGDLATSVGQPVDTLASAQDFIKKYKAAGLKGDYGTYGGYSYDAATAIIKAIGNVVKDGKVPSDARAKIVDEVGKTKFDGVAGPVAFDQYGDTTNKQLTVYQVTNGKWKAVKSGTFNG, from the coding sequence GTGCGACACCGTTCTTTGGTCATACTCACCTCCGTACTCACGACGGGCGCCCTCACGCTGACCGCCTGCGGTTCGCGCGACGACAACAAGGGTGGGGACAGCGGCAGCAAGAAGACCGAGGTCATCATCGGCGTCGACGCACCGCTGACCGGCCAGAACTCCGCGACCGGCCTCGGCATCCAGGGCGGCGTCCAGGTCGCCGTCGACGACGCCAACAAGAACAACCTCGTGCCCGGCGTGACGTTCAAGGTCCAGGCCCTCGACGACAAGGCCATCCCCGCCAGCGGCCAGCAGAACGCCACCCAGCTCGTCAACGACGACAAGGTGCTCGGCGTCGTCGGCCCGCTGAACTCCGGCGTCGCCACCCAGATGCAGCAGGTCTTCGCCACCGCCAACCTGGTCCAGATCTCGCCGTCCAACACCGCCCCCGAGCTCACCCAGGGCAAGAACTGGCAGACGAAGAAGGTCCGCCCCTTCAAGACCTACTTCCGCACCGCCACCACCGACGCCCTGCAGGGCGGCTTCGCCGCCGACTACGCGTACAACACGCTCAAGAAGAAGAGCGTCTTCGTCGTCGACGACAAGCAGACCTACGGCGCGGGCCTGGCCAAGCTGTTCACCGCCGGCTTCACCAAGGCGGGCGGCAAGGTCGCCGGCACCGACCACGTCAACACCGGCGACACCGACTTCTCCGCCCTCGTCACCAAGATCAAGAACTCCAAGGCCGACCTCGTCTACTACGGCGGCCAGTACGACGAGTCCGAGAAGCTCACCAAGCAGCTCAAGGACGGCGGCGCCAAGCTCCCGCTCTTCGGCGGCGACGGCATGTTCAGCGACACCTACATCCAGACCGCCGGCAAGACCGCCGAAGGCGACCTCGCCACCTCCGTCGGCCAGCCCGTCGACACCCTCGCCTCCGCCCAGGACTTCATCAAGAAGTACAAGGCAGCCGGACTCAAGGGCGACTACGGCACCTACGGCGGCTACTCCTACGACGCCGCCACCGCCATCATCAAGGCCATCGGCAACGTCGTGAAGGACGGCAAGGTCCCCTCCGACGCCCGCGCCAAGATCGTCGACGAGGTCGGCAAGACCAAGTTCGACGGCGTCGCCGGCCCCGTCGCCTTCGACCAGTACGGCGACACCACCAACAAGCAGCTGACCGTCTACCAGGTCACCAACGGCAAGTGGAAGGCCGTCAAGAGCGGCACGTTCAACGGCTGA
- a CDS encoding ABC transporter ATP-binding protein, whose translation MTALLEVEDLKVAYGKIEAVKGISFTVEAGQIVTLIGTNGAGKTTTLRTLSGLLKPRSGKVMFDGKPLNGVAAHKIVALGLAHSPEGRHIFPRLTIAENLQLGAFLRKDKEGIEKDIQRAYDLFPILGERRKQAAGTLSGGEQQMLAMGRALMSQPKLLMLDEPSMGLSPIMMQKIMSTIVELKSQGTTILLVEQNAQAALSLADQGHVMEVGNIVLSGTGQDLLHDESVRKAYLGED comes from the coding sequence GTGACCGCACTCCTGGAGGTCGAAGACCTCAAGGTCGCCTACGGCAAGATCGAAGCCGTCAAGGGCATCTCCTTCACCGTCGAAGCCGGCCAGATCGTCACCCTCATCGGCACCAACGGCGCCGGCAAAACCACCACCCTGCGCACCCTCTCAGGCCTCCTCAAGCCCCGCTCCGGCAAGGTCATGTTCGACGGCAAGCCCCTCAACGGCGTCGCCGCCCACAAGATCGTCGCCCTCGGCCTCGCCCACTCCCCCGAAGGCCGGCACATCTTCCCGCGCCTCACCATCGCGGAGAACCTCCAACTCGGCGCCTTCCTCCGCAAGGACAAAGAAGGCATCGAAAAGGACATCCAGCGCGCCTACGACCTCTTCCCCATCCTCGGCGAACGCCGCAAACAAGCCGCCGGAACCCTCTCCGGCGGCGAACAGCAAATGCTCGCCATGGGCCGCGCACTCATGTCCCAGCCCAAACTCCTCATGCTCGACGAACCCTCCATGGGCCTCTCCCCGATCATGATGCAGAAGATCATGTCCACCATCGTCGAGCTGAAGTCCCAAGGGACCACCATCCTGCTCGTCGAACAGAACGCCCAGGCCGCCCTCTCGCTCGCCGACCAGGGACACGTCATGGAGGTCGGCAACATCGTCCTCTCCGGCACCGGACAGGACCTCCTGCACGACGAATCGGTACGCAAGGCCTACCTCGGCGAGGACTAA